In a single window of the Penaeus monodon isolate SGIC_2016 chromosome 3, NSTDA_Pmon_1, whole genome shotgun sequence genome:
- the LOC119596324 gene encoding cuticle protein 19.8-like — MTLKIAVLLALSATILAESIPRYSPPAPSYNAPAPAPTGPAQYDFNYAVQNNFGNDFGHQESRNGYDTQGTYYVQLPDGRLQRITYTVNGDSGFIADVAYQGEAQYPAHQPSQSYQPAPTPAYG, encoded by the exons ATGACTCTCAAG ATCGCCGTTTTGCTCGCCCTGTCGGCGACAATCCTTGCCGAATCAATTCCAAGATACAGTCCTCCTGCTCCTTCCTACAACGCTCCTGCTCCCGCTCCTACG GGACCTGCACAGTACGACTTCAATTATGCTGTGCAAAATAACTTTggaaacgacttcggtcaccaaGAAAGCCGAAATGGATACGACACTCAGGGTACGTATTACGtccagctccccgacggccgtcTGCAGAGGATAACCTACACTGTGAACGGCGACTCCGGCTTCATAGCTGATGTTGCCTACCAAGGAGAGGCCCAGTATCCTGCCCATCAGCCATCCCAATCCTACCAACCTGCTCCCACCCCTGCATATGGTTGA